A window of Blastocatellia bacterium genomic DNA:
GGAAAGCCAACAATAAAAGTAGTTCTAAGTGCAATACCTGGCACACGTTCGCGCATTCGCATAACTAACTTTTCTACAAACTCACGATTTCCCGGGACGTTTCATAGCTTTTAACATTCGAGTGCTAGCATGTTGAAGCGGAATATCAACATATTTGCAAAGCTTTGGTTCTTGTGCAATTACATCTAAAACAGCATTAGAAAGCCGGGAAGGATAGCTATAAAGAAATCGTACCCATTCAATACCTTCTACTTTAGCTAAAGATCTAAGTAAAGTTGCTAGCCCATCCTTAATACCTAAGTCTTGACCATACCAGGTACTATCTTGAGCAATTAGCACTAATTCTTTTACACCTTGAGCGGCCAGCTTTTCAGCTTCATTTAGTATAGAACCAAGACGACGACTACGAAAATCTCCGCGCAGTTTTGGGATAATGCAAAATGTGCAAGGATGCTCGCAGCCTTCAGAAATTTTTACATAAGAATAAAATTTTGGTGTAGTGCGTTTTCTAGGTGTTGCATCATTATAAAGATATGCTGATGCAGGGTTAGCTTGCTCTCTAATAGGTGTTTCACCAGTTAAATCAATAAAATTATCTGTGTCTGATAACACAGCGGCAGGAATAATTGGCAATGAGCGAGAAAAAGTTTTACTGCTTGTGTTTGGGCTGCAAGCAGAGAGAATTTCTTCTACCTCATTAGTGCCTAAAAGAGCATCTATTTCTGGGATTTCTGTTTGTAGTTCTTGGCGGTAACGTTCTACAAGACAGCCAGTTACAATTAATTTTTGGCATTGACCTGTTTGTTTATATTGAGCCATTTCTATAATTGTATCTATAGATTCTTGTTTAGCAGCGTCAATAAAACCACAAGTATTTACTACAATAATATCAGCAGATTCTTTTTCTGGGGTAAGTTCATGTTGGGCATTTTCTAAAAGTCCCATCATTACTTCGCTATCTACTAAATTTTTGGGGCAACCTAGACTAACAAAACCTATCTTACTCACTAATTACTTCCTACTTACTTTAAAATTTTTCGCCAAAAGTTTAATTTAACCAAAAGTAAATTTAAATCCAAGACAGCTAACTAATTACTATGATTAGTTATTCTACTGTAACAGATTTTGCTAAATTTCTTGGTTGGTCAACGTCGCATCCTCGCCTTACAGCAATATGATAAGCAAGTAGTTGCAAAGGGACAATAGCAAGTATTGGGGAAAGTAAATCTGAAGTAGCAGGAACATAAACAACACGATCAGCAACTTCAGCAACTTCTGTGTCACCTTCTGTAATAATTGCTAGCACACGACCTTCACGCGCTTTTACTTCTATTATATTAGAGATAGTTTTTTCATATCGTAATTCTGAAGCACTATTACCTACTTCTTTAGGAGCAATAAAAACTACTGGCAGTTGACCATCTATCAAAGCATTGGGCCCGTGTTTCATTTCTCCTGCTGGATAGCCTTCTGCATGGATGTAGCTAACTTCTTTTAATTTAAGCGCGCCTTCTAAAGCTACAGGAAAATTAATTCCTCGTCCAAGATAAAGAAAGTTGCTGGCGCGTTGAAATTCTTTAGCTAAATCTTCCATTAAATCATCTTGGCTAAGTAAAGCTTCTATTTTGATAGGAATTTCATTTAAGCTAGAAATATGTTTGCGGGCTTGTTCAGGTGTGAGATTGCCGCGAACTTGAGCTAAGTAAAGAGCAAAAAGATAGAGTGCGGTCATTTGTGAAGTAAAAGCCTTAGTCGAAGCTACGCCGATTTCCGGGCCAGCATGAGTTAAAATTGTTCCATGAGCTTCTCTAGTCACCATTGACCCTTGAACATTACAAATAGCAAGAATATAACAATTATTTTCTTTTGCTTGACGAAGTGCGGCTAAAGTGTCAGCAGTTTCCCCAGACTGAGTAATAACTATAAGAAGAGTTTTTTCATCTAGCAATGGATTTCTATATCGAAACTCGCTAGCATAATCTACTTCAACAGGAACGCGGGCTAGTTCCTCAATCATATATTTACCAATATGAGCAGCATGCCAACTAGTACCACAAGCAGCAATTTTTATGCTAGTGATATTACGGAAGTCTTGATCTGTAATCTGCATTTCATCTAAATAAATTTTTCCTGATTCAATGGAGACTCGATTTTGGATAGTTTCTCTAACGGCGCGGGGTTGTTCATAAATTTCTTTAAGCATAAAGTGCTTAAAGCCGCCTTTTTCCGCCATAATTGGATCCCAAGTAATACGTTGGCGAATAGGAGTAACAGGATTACCTTCAAAGTCTGTTGTGACTACTCCATCACGCCTAAGCACAGCCATTTCACCATCACCTAGGAAGAAAATATCTCTTGTGTGATAGAGGATTGCAGGAATATCAGAAGCAATAAAATATTCATTATTACCTAAGCCAATTACTACAGGAGGGCCTTGACGAAGAGCTATAACTTTATCTGGGTCGTCGGCTGACATTACAACAATTGCAAAAATTCCTTTTAATTGGACAGCAACCTCACGGACGGCAGTTTCTAAATTAGGAGCTTGACGGAGGTGTTTTTCAATAAGGTGTGCTACTACTTCTGTGTCAGTTTCAGTAACAAATTGATGGTCTTCTTGTTGGAGACTTCTTTTTAGGGTTAAATAATTTTCAATAATTCCATTATGAACTACTACAATGCGTCCGCTGCAATCGCGGTGTGGATGGGCGTTTTCCTCTGTTGGTCGGCCATGTGTGGCCCAACGTGTATGTCCTACGCCATATGTGCCATGTATTGGATGAAGGCGAATGATTTCTTCTAAGTTTCGTAGTTTTCCTGATGCTCTTCTAAGTTCTAGCTTAGAGTTTTCTACTACAGCAATGCCAGCAGAATCATAGCCCCGATATTCTAAGCGTTTTAGCCCATCCAAAATTACATCAACAACATTTTTATTGCCTACATAGCCAACAATACCACACATAAATAAATTTATTCCTTTCAAAAATAACACAAATAATAATGTGCTTAAACAACTGCTATTGAAATAGGTTGCAAAAGCTTTGCATAAATAAATTAGCAATTTAGCAGAAAGCTCACTCTTAGAGCAACACAGGATTAAGAGGCTTTCCATTTTGCTTTCCTTATGGAATAATGTTCGGAATTTAAGAAGATTAATATTAGAAATAGATAATTGTTTAGGGGGAAATATAATGTCAGATCAAGAAACTACCTATAACGCGGTAGAAAGAAATGGGGTTGTCACCGCAATATGGGAAATGAAAGGACGTAAACACGTTCGCACAATAGACCCACGTAGCAATGAAGGAAAACGGCTATTAGGTTCTTATCAACCCTCACAAGAAGGTGTAGAATCAACTGAGTCAAGCGAGCAACAAAGTGCGTCCTAGAGTTAAAAGCTTTATTTTTCAAAGATAAAAGCCACAAAGTCAAGATTTTAATCAACTTTGTGGCTTTATCTTTTGATGCTTAAATTAGATTAAAAACTAAGAGTCATGTTCACTGGATTTATTGCTAGCTGAAGCAGCTTTAGGACGAGCAGCTAAAGCTGTATTTCCATCTCCTTCTAAACCTAACTGCTCTGCGTAATCACCTGCACTAGGATGAACTAACGCGCCTCCAGATTCTTTATAAAAATCTAAATTGTCGCTATCACCTTCTAATTCTACTAAAACTAAATCGCCTAGTTTAACTTGCTCTGTAGCAACTAAGTTAGACAATGGATAAACAATAAACCTTTCAATTGCGCGTTTTAAGTGGCGTGCGCCATATTTAAGATCTATTCCTTCTTCAAGTAAAAATTTCTTTGATTCCACAGAACATTGAAAGATAAATTTTTGTGCAGTCCCTTTCATTATGCGGTCTTGAACGGCTTTTAATTCTAATTCTAGGATTCTTTGTAAATGATGCTCTTTTAATGATCGGAAAACTACTACTTTGTCAATTCGGTTCATAAACTCAGGGGAGAACTTGCGTTTTGCAGCTTCTGAAGCAGTGCGATAGATTTTTTGGTCTACATCGCTTTCCTCGCCGGCTCTGCCTCGTGCAGGTGCAAAACCTATAGAACCAGAAATTAACTCAGACATTTCTTTTGCTCCAAGGTTGGAGGTCATAAAAATCATAGCTTTAGAGAAATCTACCTTACGGTTATCACCTAAAGTTAAAGTAGCTTTATCTAAAATGCCTAAGAGAAGTTGCCAAAGAGCATCAGACGCTTTTTCTATTTCATCAAAGAGGACAAAGCTAATTTGGTCTTTATCAGTATGATAACGATCCAAATTTTCTTGGGTAAGCATAGGAGAGGTTTCACGATGTCCTAAATAACCAGGGGGCGAACCAATCAACTTAGCAATTTCATGGCTATGTTGAAATTCAGCACAATCTATTTTTATTACTGCATTTGGGTCATTATAAAGCACTTCTGCGGCGGCTTCGACTACACGAGTTTTTCCTGATCCTGTAGGGCCAAGAAATAACATTGTTCCAACAGGTCGTCCAGGATTAGCAAGTCCTGCTAAGTGAATTTGATAAAGATTAGCAATTCGCCTGACGGCACGATCCTGGCCAACAATACGAGACATTAATTTATCTTCAAATTCCTGGGCGCGGGAGCTTTTAAGATTAGGATTAAGTTTTATCCTTTTTTGAGTAGGTTTATTGTCTTTAGACTCTTTAGTTTCTTTTTGCATTGAATAACCCTCTTTTTTCTGCCAGTGCTTAACTCATCCTCAAGCCCAACTTACAAGGAGCTTGATGGCTTACCATTGTGTTACTTCAGATGTATTTCTAAACTAGCGAGTTGGCTTTGGAGATTATAAGACTTTTCATTAGTAACAGCAAAATTTCCTGTCAGAAATATTTACCTTTTTTGGTTTTATTTACCAGATATACGTTAGTTTTCACTACGAAAAACTATTAGATTTGAAAATTCATCTACTTTTAAGTTGAAATTTATAGGTATTAATGTTGTAGAACTATATTCTAGTATAATTAGAGGCCCTACTAATTCTGTACCAACTCCAAGTTCTGAACGCTCATAAACAGGGGTTTTGGTTGGTTTAGAAGAAAAGTAAACTGTGGAGAAAAACTTAGCATTTACCTTTTTTGTATTTGCTCGATGTTGTTTAACAGGTACTTTTTGAGTTTGTCCTGTTGCTCTAAGTTTTAAGCTAACAATTTCTATTTTCCGCGTTGGATCGGCATAACCATATCTTTTTTCATGTGCGCGATGAAAATTAGCTAACATTTGCTTTGACCATAGAATATCTAATTCAAATGATTGACCCTGATAACGAATTGCAGCAGCACGAGAAAATTTTATTTGTTCAATTGTAAAACCCTCTTGCTCTAAGTCATTTTGAGCAATAGATTTAAGCTCGGTAAATATTTCTTCTGCCCTGTCTAAATCTAGCTGTTTTAACATTACTGTCCGAGAATAATCTTTAGCTACATCGGCTTGAAGTACGCCTAAAGCAGAAAGTGCGCCGGGCGAAGGAGGAATCAAGATCTTAGAAATTTTTAGAGCTTGGGCAAGTTCTACAATATGCAATCCGCCAGCACCGCCAAAACTAACTAAAATAAAGTCTTGTGGGTCAAAACCTCGTTCAATTGATACTACTCTTAAAGCTTGTTCCATGTTGGCATTTGCTACAGCAATTACACCTAGTGCAGCAGAAATAGCTGTAGTTTGAAACCCTGTTTTATTTGTAATTTCAGCAGCAAATTTTTCAAAAGCAGCTAAACTTCGCGCTCTATCTAACTTAAGTTCTCCACCTAGCAAACTATCTTCTCCAAAACGCCCTAAAATTAGATTTGCATCTGTAACAGTTAGTTTTTCACCTTGACCATAGCAAACTGGCCCAGGGACGCTTCCAGCACTTTCCGGGCCTACTTTTAATGCTCCACCGCTGTCTAAACAAGCAACTGAGCCACCACCCGCGCCAACCGTATGAATATCTAAAACAGGAACAGAAACAGGTAAACCTGCAATCATCGCCTCATTAGTTGTTGTTGGCTGACCATCAATTAGCGCAACATCTGTAGAAGTTCCACCCATATCAAAAGTGATGAGTTTGTTAAAACCAGCCTTGTTAGCCAGTAAACAAGCACCTAAAACGCCACCTGCTGGGCCAGAAAGAATTGTTCGCACCGGCTCGCGGCTAGCTAAATTAGCAGAAACTACCCCACCGCTAGATTGCATTACTCTTAATGATATAGCTTGGCCTTGAACAACTGTTGATAAGCTATTATTTAATGATGATAAATAGTTTCCTACCTTTGGGCTTAGATAAGAGTTAATTACTACTGTAGCAGTACGTTCATATTCTCTATATTCTGGCAAAATAACGCTGGATAAAGACGTAGGGAAAATGGGAGCAAACTTTTCCGCTATTTTTCTTTCATGAGTAGGGTTAACAAAAGAGAACAATAGACATATAGCAACGGACTCTACCTTATTTTTTTGACATTGAAGCAAAATTTCATCTAGTTGAGATTCATCCAATGGGGCTAAAACATCGCCATTTTTGTTAATACGTTCTTTTACTCCAAAGCGAAGTTTTGAAGGGACAAGCGGTTGGCTACGAGTAACACTAAAATTATAAATTTCTGGGCGGGCCTGACGGCCTATTTCCAATACATCTTCAAAACCTGATGTTGTGATAAGTGCAGTTTTCGCGCCTTTGCGCTCTAGCAAAGTGTTTGTTGCTACAGTTGTTCCATGTACAACTTGATAGCTAGTAGCTTGGAATTTTTCATGAATTTGTTTTAACCCCGCAAGTATAGCGGTTGCAGGGTTATTTGGTGTGGAGGGAAGTTTAAAAGTAAGTAATTTTTCTTTAGACCAAGCAACAAAGTCTGTAAATGTGCCACCTGTATCAATACCAACTAAAACTTGCATGTTATTTTGATTGTTCCAAAGCTTTTTGTTGTTTTAGCTCTTGCATTACACTGCTAATTAATTCTTTAGTGCTTTCTAAATCTTTAATTACTTGTTGAATATCAAGTTTAGGTTTATTTGGATGTCTTGCGCTATGGCAGTAAACTCCATGCATTCCTACTGAAGTAAGTGCATCGGTTAAAATATCAAGCGAAACGGCTAAACGTCCGCGACATTTTCCTAGCATAAACTCATGTTTTTCTAATTCTTCTTGATGAGTCTTAAATACAGACATAAAACCTCTTAATTTCTTTATTTCTTTGGTTTTGAGGGTCGAATTTCAACGCAACTGGGCAAACTTCGCGGATTGTGATGTAGCAGGTCAATAACAACTTGGGCAACATCTTCAGGCATTAATTTCCAGTTTGCTGATTCATCATTAGGGTCTGCACCACGAAAAGAAGTTTTTACGCTTCCAGGTAAAATATAGCTAACACGAATGTTGTCATAACGAATTTCTTGCATTAGAGCTTCAGAAAATCCTATGAGGCCAAATTTAGAAGCATTATAAGCTGAGGCATTAGGGAAAGCATTTCTACCCGCTAAACTGCCAATATTAAAAATATAACCGCCTCCACGCATACGCATTTTAGGGATTGCTTCATGACAACAATAAAACAGGCTATTAAGGTTAGTTTCTATAACTGTGTGCCACTGTTCAACCGTCATGTCTGCTACGCTTGCGAATAAGCCAACACCAGCATTGTTAACTAAAATATCTAGTCCGCCAAAAGTGTTTTCAACATATTGAAAGAGGCTAGCGACTTGGCTATATTGGCGTACATCACAAGTCTTTCCAGTAATGCGATCTCCACCTATTTCTTTTAGCTCGCTAATGGCATGGTCTAATTCTGATTGTCTACGTGAGCAAATAACTACTTTTAGACCTTCTTTTAGTAGCATTGATGCAGTAGCATAGCCGATACCTAGACTTCCGCCTGTTACTAGTGCAACACGTTCATTATTTGTTGAAGACATAGAAACCTCGATACTTAAAATTTCTGCTGGCTATTGTGCCTTAGCTATAGTTATGATTGCAAACTAGGCTAGAAATTTGATGGAAAAGATGTTTTATTTAAGCTAACTTGCTAGAAAATCAGAAAATTTACCTCATTTATAAATTAAGTTTTTTAAGGTAATTGCTATGTCAAAAGTATTAAAAACTGATCAAACAATACAAACACTACAACAAAAGAAGACAAAAGAAATAATTTACCCAGATAGTGACGGTAAACGTATGGCAGATAATACAGAGCAGTTTGACTTAATAGTAGTTGTGAAGCTAGGAATAGAGCTAATTTTTGCTGATGACCCAAATGTATTTGTAGCGGGGGACTTACTTTGGTATCCAGTGGAAGGTGATAATAAGACTAGACTTGCTCCAGACACAATGGTTGCCTTTGGTCGTCCCAAAGGTCGCCGAGGCTCTTATATGCAGTGGAAAGAAAATAATATTGCCCCTCAAGTTGTTTTTGAAGTTCTCTCACCTGGCAACCGTGCTAGGGAAATGAAAAAGAAACTTGAATTTTATGAAAAATATGGAGTGCAAGAATACTACATTATTGACCCTGATAGAAAAAAACTTAAGGGTTATATTAGAGCAGGGGATCAATTATCTCCAATTGTTCAAATGAATGGTTGGGTTAGTCCTAAATTAAAAATAAAGTTTGAAATTAAAGACAAAGAAATTCAACTTTACCGGCCTGACGGCAAACCTTTTCTTGATTACTTAAAAATGGCTAAAAGTATTGAGGAAAAAGAATTGGAGTTAGAGCAGGAAAAAATACGAACTGAAAGACAAAAAGCCCGTGCTGAAGAAGGAGAAGCAAGAGCCGAAGCTGAAAAACTACGCGCTGAAGCCGAAGCAACACGCGCTGAAGAAGAAAGACTACGTGCCGAAGCC
This region includes:
- the glmS gene encoding glutamine--fructose-6-phosphate transaminase (isomerizing), with the protein product MCGIVGYVGNKNVVDVILDGLKRLEYRGYDSAGIAVVENSKLELRRASGKLRNLEEIIRLHPIHGTYGVGHTRWATHGRPTEENAHPHRDCSGRIVVVHNGIIENYLTLKRSLQQEDHQFVTETDTEVVAHLIEKHLRQAPNLETAVREVAVQLKGIFAIVVMSADDPDKVIALRQGPPVVIGLGNNEYFIASDIPAILYHTRDIFFLGDGEMAVLRRDGVVTTDFEGNPVTPIRQRITWDPIMAEKGGFKHFMLKEIYEQPRAVRETIQNRVSIESGKIYLDEMQITDQDFRNITSIKIAACGTSWHAAHIGKYMIEELARVPVEVDYASEFRYRNPLLDEKTLLIVITQSGETADTLAALRQAKENNCYILAICNVQGSMVTREAHGTILTHAGPEIGVASTKAFTSQMTALYLFALYLAQVRGNLTPEQARKHISSLNEIPIKIEALLSQDDLMEDLAKEFQRASNFLYLGRGINFPVALEGALKLKEVSYIHAEGYPAGEMKHGPNALIDGQLPVVFIAPKEVGNSASELRYEKTISNIIEVKAREGRVLAIITEGDTEVAEVADRVVYVPATSDLLSPILAIVPLQLLAYHIAVRRGCDVDQPRNLAKSVTVE
- a CDS encoding Uma2 family endonuclease, which produces MSKVLKTDQTIQTLQQKKTKEIIYPDSDGKRMADNTEQFDLIVVVKLGIELIFADDPNVFVAGDLLWYPVEGDNKTRLAPDTMVAFGRPKGRRGSYMQWKENNIAPQVVFEVLSPGNRAREMKKKLEFYEKYGVQEYYIIDPDRKKLKGYIRAGDQLSPIVQMNGWVSPKLKIKFEIKDKEIQLYRPDGKPFLDYLKMAKSIEEKELELEQEKIRTERQKARAEEGEARAEAEKLRAEAEATRAEEERLRAEAEKLRAEKLAEKLRLLGIDPDNL
- a CDS encoding SDR family oxidoreductase; this encodes MSSTNNERVALVTGGSLGIGYATASMLLKEGLKVVICSRRQSELDHAISELKEIGGDRITGKTCDVRQYSQVASLFQYVENTFGGLDILVNNAGVGLFASVADMTVEQWHTVIETNLNSLFYCCHEAIPKMRMRGGGYIFNIGSLAGRNAFPNASAYNASKFGLIGFSEALMQEIRYDNIRVSYILPGSVKTSFRGADPNDESANWKLMPEDVAQVVIDLLHHNPRSLPSCVEIRPSKPKK
- a CDS encoding ATP-dependent Clp protease ATP-binding subunit; translation: MQKETKESKDNKPTQKRIKLNPNLKSSRAQEFEDKLMSRIVGQDRAVRRIANLYQIHLAGLANPGRPVGTMLFLGPTGSGKTRVVEAAAEVLYNDPNAVIKIDCAEFQHSHEIAKLIGSPPGYLGHRETSPMLTQENLDRYHTDKDQISFVLFDEIEKASDALWQLLLGILDKATLTLGDNRKVDFSKAMIFMTSNLGAKEMSELISGSIGFAPARGRAGEESDVDQKIYRTASEAAKRKFSPEFMNRIDKVVVFRSLKEHHLQRILELELKAVQDRIMKGTAQKFIFQCSVESKKFLLEEGIDLKYGARHLKRAIERFIVYPLSNLVATEQVKLGDLVLVELEGDSDNLDFYKESGGALVHPSAGDYAEQLGLEGDGNTALAARPKAASASNKSSEHDS
- a CDS encoding hydantoinase/oxoprolinase family protein yields the protein MQVLVGIDTGGTFTDFVAWSKEKLLTFKLPSTPNNPATAILAGLKQIHEKFQATSYQVVHGTTVATNTLLERKGAKTALITTSGFEDVLEIGRQARPEIYNFSVTRSQPLVPSKLRFGVKERINKNGDVLAPLDESQLDEILLQCQKNKVESVAICLLFSFVNPTHERKIAEKFAPIFPTSLSSVILPEYREYERTATVVINSYLSPKVGNYLSSLNNSLSTVVQGQAISLRVMQSSGGVVSANLASREPVRTILSGPAGGVLGACLLANKAGFNKLITFDMGGTSTDVALIDGQPTTTNEAMIAGLPVSVPVLDIHTVGAGGGSVACLDSGGALKVGPESAGSVPGPVCYGQGEKLTVTDANLILGRFGEDSLLGGELKLDRARSLAAFEKFAAEITNKTGFQTTAISAALGVIAVANANMEQALRVVSIERGFDPQDFILVSFGGAGGLHIVELAQALKISKILIPPSPGALSALGVLQADVAKDYSRTVMLKQLDLDRAEEIFTELKSIAQNDLEQEGFTIEQIKFSRAAAIRYQGQSFELDILWSKQMLANFHRAHEKRYGYADPTRKIEIVSLKLRATGQTQKVPVKQHRANTKKVNAKFFSTVYFSSKPTKTPVYERSELGVGTELVGPLIILEYSSTTLIPINFNLKVDEFSNLIVFRSEN